GTCAAATTGAAGAGCGGGGTGCTGTTACCAACGCCGCTACCAGCCAAGACTATACTCACTACTATATAACTACTGCTCCCAAGGATTTTGCCGAACTGGCTCCATTGCAGATGGATGTAGTATTTAATGCGAGTATCCCTGATGATGCTTTTGAACGGGAGCGATTGGTAGTTTTGGAAGAAATTAAGCGTTCAGACGATAATCCTCGCCGCCGCACATTTCGACGGGCTATGGAGACAGCGTTTGAAGTGCTACCATATCGCCGTCCAGTATTGGGGCCAGAAGAGGTGATTTCTCAACTGCAACCTCAGCAGATGCGGGATTTTCATACTAGTTGGTATCAGCCCCAGTCAATTACTGTTGTGGCTGTGGGGAATTTGCCTGTAGAAGAATTAATTGAAACTGTTATTAAGGGATTTACAAATGTAGAGACGCGCCCTGGTGTGTCTCTACAAGGATTAAATATAGAGACGCGCCCTGGTGCATCTGTTAATCCTGAAGCGGCATTTACAGAAATCATCCGGCGGGAATTTGTTGATGAGAGTCTTCAGCAAGCAAGGCTGATGATGATTTGGCGAGTTCCAGGATTGAACCAGCTAAATGAAACTTATGCATTGGATGTTTTAGCAGGAATTTTAGGACATGGACGGACATCAAGACTAGTGAGAGATTTGCGGGAAGAACGAGGATTAGTTACCTCAATTTCTGTGAGCAATATGAGCAACCTGCTGCAAGGGACGTTTTATATTTCAGCAAAGTGTGCTGTGGAAAATTTGCAGGCGGTGGAGGATGCGATCGCTCAACATATTCGCAGCTTACAAACAGAATTAGTCACAGAATCAGAAATTGCTCGTGTGCGGCGACGAGTAGCTAACAGATTTATTTTTGGTAATGAAACACCAAGCGATCGGGCTGGGTTATATGGTTACTATCAGTCTTTGGTAGGAGATTTGGAACCCGCGTTTAACTACCCAAATTATATTCAGAGTCAAGAAGCAAATGACTTACTGTTAGCAGCAAATCAACATCTTGCCCCAGATGCTTATGGTGTAGTTGTGATCAAACCGTTTTAAATTAGGGAGTGGGGAGTAGGGAGTAGTTAAATTCTCTATTACCCATTCCCCACTCCCTATTCTCTACTCCCCAATTCAATGATTTGGAATGAAATTGATAACCATATTACCCAAGTAACTGGCGAAAAATTTCAGAGTCAGCAAAGGCGATCGGTTAGTGGCGGGTGCATTAACCAAGGTTATGCTGTCTCTAATGGTGAGCTTAGTTACTTCGTGAAGCTCAATCAAGCATCGCAAGTGGCGATGTTTGAGGCTGAGGCACTGGGGTTAGAGGAAATGCAGACAACAAATAGCATTCGCGTCCCGAAGCCAATTTGCTGGGGTGTGGCTGGCAATTCTGGCTACATCGTCTTGGAGTGGTTGGAACTTGGTGGCGGTAACAGCAACTTTTGGCCGGAAATGGGGCGCAAGTTGGCGGCAATGCACAAAGCTAGCAGTAGTCAAGGATTCGGTTGGAAAATTAACAATACTATTGGTTCTACACCCCAAATCAATACTTGGACAGCAGATTGGGCAGAATTTTATACTAAACATCGTCTGGACTATCAATTTCAATTAGCAAGACAGCGGGGTGGTAATTTTCCTAAACAAGAGGAATTATTAGCGGCTATTCCAGAATTACTTGCAGATCATCAGGTGCAACCTTCTTTGGTACATGGAGATTTGTGGGGTGGGAATGCTGGGTGTACTACGTCGGGAGAACCAGTGATATTTGATCCAGCAACTTATTTTGGCGATCGCGAAGTTGATATCGCCATGACAGAATTGTTTGGCGGTTTCCCAGCAGCGTTTTACAAAGGTTATAACGAAGTGTTTCCTTTGGATGCAGGCTATGAAAAGAGAAAAACACTTTATAACCTGTATCACATTTTGAATCACTTCAATTTATTTGGCGGCGGCTATGCTTCGCAGGCAAACCGGATGATTGACCAGATTTTGCACCTTTAAAGCAAAAGTATGAGGAAATAAGATGAATAAAGCTATATTTTCTAAAATTCTTTGAAATTTACAGGTTTACGATTTAAAAACTTGATTTGGAAATTCTAAACCTGATTTAGAAGTTAAAAACCTGATTTAGAAGTTCAAAACTTGATTTAGAAGTTAAAAACCTGATTTGGAAATTCTAAACCTGATTTAGAAGTTCAAAACTTGATTTACGAGTTAGTAGATTTAATCCCT
This region of Nostoc sp. UHCC 0302 genomic DNA includes:
- a CDS encoding pitrilysin family protein — its product is MTSSLLKLPLLNAPKLHQLPNGLTIIAEQMPVEAVNLSLWIKVGSSVESDAINGMAHFLEHMIFKGTERLASGEFERQIEERGAVTNAATSQDYTHYYITTAPKDFAELAPLQMDVVFNASIPDDAFERERLVVLEEIKRSDDNPRRRTFRRAMETAFEVLPYRRPVLGPEEVISQLQPQQMRDFHTSWYQPQSITVVAVGNLPVEELIETVIKGFTNVETRPGVSLQGLNIETRPGASVNPEAAFTEIIRREFVDESLQQARLMMIWRVPGLNQLNETYALDVLAGILGHGRTSRLVRDLREERGLVTSISVSNMSNLLQGTFYISAKCAVENLQAVEDAIAQHIRSLQTELVTESEIARVRRRVANRFIFGNETPSDRAGLYGYYQSLVGDLEPAFNYPNYIQSQEANDLLLAANQHLAPDAYGVVVIKPF
- a CDS encoding fructosamine kinase family protein; translated protein: MIWNEIDNHITQVTGEKFQSQQRRSVSGGCINQGYAVSNGELSYFVKLNQASQVAMFEAEALGLEEMQTTNSIRVPKPICWGVAGNSGYIVLEWLELGGGNSNFWPEMGRKLAAMHKASSSQGFGWKINNTIGSTPQINTWTADWAEFYTKHRLDYQFQLARQRGGNFPKQEELLAAIPELLADHQVQPSLVHGDLWGGNAGCTTSGEPVIFDPATYFGDREVDIAMTELFGGFPAAFYKGYNEVFPLDAGYEKRKTLYNLYHILNHFNLFGGGYASQANRMIDQILHL